One region of Peribacillus simplex genomic DNA includes:
- a CDS encoding non-ribosomal peptide synthetase produces the protein MSNEECYPFSHPQRRIWYTEVIYSGKGICNLKFLFKIHRKMNYSILNRAVNRVISEHDGLRIRLKENRHREPEQYFVKHQERKFDFFDFSSERDPDLLEKWIEQKAQETFTLFDSDLYYFALIKISDNECAVFGNVHHIIMDGLSIQIWTRQIAKYYYEFHSEKDVSIPKSSYVQFLIDEQTYLNSSRFQKDQSFWLEEFKTLPSVTGLKPYNAYQVSTRASRESFILSEHSKKKVEEFSDHSGFSIYTLFVAALSLSMYRWTSSLDIALGMAYGNRMTKMERELIGMMVSTVPLRMDIDPEEEALSFIGRVSRKQRKALRHQKYPFDLLLKQMNQENNNSVRLFGTTIDYRERGESGDSLWIPNREEVQDFAVHLENLTDIDSLQVHIDYREELFSKEEITRFFKTMLALMENIYKNPKQKVAEIEILSEEDKRKSLVEFNDPKLDFPPQATIHELFEQQAMIHPNAIAVMYEKERLTYRELNERANQLAHYLQKKGVGPDSLVGLCVERSPEMVVGILGILKAGGAYVPLDPTYPEQRLRYILKDAGIEFVVMQESLKGSKWLPENIKSICLDRDQFEIEKEGTALPISDVSPQHLAYVIYTSGSTGNPKGVMVEHHNVIRLFKSTECWYQFDEKDTWTLFHSYAFDFSVWEVWGALLYGGRLVVVPYWISRSPKDFYQLLVKEEVTVLNQTPSAFRQLIQVCEQEDENKNLHLRYVIFGGEALDPTSLLPWFQRYGEQKPQLINMYGITETTVHVTYYPITQDDVQHSSKSNIGKRIPDLEVYVLDACQQPVPFGVAGELYIGGAGLARGYLNRPELTAERFIPHLFSSDPGARLYRTGDLARYLPDGSLDYLGRIDHQVKIRGFRIELGEIESALNAHASINEAVVIVREDQPGDKRLVAYVVGDGNVGAYREYLKAELPSYMVPSEFVMMEAIPLTANGKVDREALPEPEEWEIKSECVAPRNANEETLATIWEQVLGIKKVGIHDNFFEVGGDSILSIQIISLANQLGLKLTPKQMFEHQTIAELVQVVKEDDQGVQAEQGAVMGEVPLTPIQYWFFEQEHPHPQHWNQSMLLRVRARLNVELLEEALIYLLKHHDALRFRYGQLLNGTWKQRNEGIDEQSVLRVIKRNDADQQGWNQVIQDEMDITQASFNLLKGPLMRIVYFDGGSNGNDRLFWTIHHLVVDGVSWRILLEDLQAVYNQLKQGKKVRLPAKSTSFKEWSERLQAYSESDISKEVLDYWHEHAAKQVMTIPVDHPIQETTEASTDQVTMTLGADETHALLHEVPATYKTRINEVLLTALVQAIADSTKQHKLSVHMEGHGREEMIEGVDLSRTVGWFTSIYPVHFDLQGTTTPIEGLKAVKDQLRRIPNHGVDYGILRYLNRELLPFYQQQKPSISFNYLGQLDQVFSKESLFMQETGFTRLDHAPESKPSHPIDVVAMVKDEKLHFVWMYSREQFSRLTIQEMAKGMLNQLRLLINPPAAESAFTVSDFADAEALTEESLSKVLLKLTKKRV, from the coding sequence ATGTCCAATGAGGAGTGTTACCCTTTTAGTCATCCACAGAGGAGAATATGGTATACAGAAGTTATTTATTCAGGTAAAGGAATATGTAATCTGAAATTCTTGTTCAAGATCCATCGAAAAATGAATTATTCGATATTAAATCGTGCCGTGAATCGCGTCATCAGTGAACATGATGGTCTGCGTATCAGGCTGAAAGAAAATAGGCACCGGGAACCTGAGCAATATTTTGTTAAACATCAAGAACGAAAATTTGACTTCTTCGACTTCAGTTCCGAGAGAGATCCGGATTTGTTGGAAAAATGGATTGAGCAGAAGGCGCAAGAGACGTTTACGTTATTTGATTCTGATTTATACTATTTTGCTTTAATAAAAATAAGCGATAATGAGTGTGCCGTCTTTGGCAATGTTCATCACATTATCATGGATGGTTTATCAATCCAAATTTGGACTAGACAGATTGCTAAATATTATTATGAGTTTCATAGTGAGAAAGATGTGAGCATCCCTAAGAGCTCATATGTTCAGTTTCTAATCGATGAACAGACGTACTTGAACAGCAGTCGTTTTCAAAAAGATCAAAGCTTCTGGTTAGAGGAATTCAAAACACTTCCATCGGTGACGGGATTGAAACCCTATAATGCTTACCAAGTTAGTACGAGAGCATCACGTGAGTCGTTTATATTATCGGAACATTCGAAGAAAAAGGTAGAGGAATTTTCTGACCATTCCGGATTTAGCATATATACTCTTTTTGTTGCTGCGCTTTCGTTATCGATGTATCGATGGACTTCGTCGCTTGATATTGCCTTGGGAATGGCTTATGGCAATCGTATGACTAAAATGGAGCGGGAATTAATTGGAATGATGGTGAGTACAGTTCCTCTGAGAATGGATATCGATCCTGAAGAAGAAGCACTCTCATTTATTGGTCGAGTGTCGAGAAAGCAACGTAAAGCCTTACGACATCAGAAATATCCATTTGATTTGTTATTAAAGCAGATGAATCAAGAGAATAACAATAGTGTTCGACTTTTTGGAACTACGATCGATTATAGAGAGCGTGGTGAAAGTGGTGACTCTCTTTGGATTCCAAATCGTGAAGAAGTGCAAGATTTTGCAGTGCATCTCGAAAACTTGACTGATATAGACTCTTTGCAAGTACATATTGATTATCGTGAAGAATTATTTTCCAAAGAAGAGATAACTCGCTTTTTTAAAACCATGCTAGCATTAATGGAAAACATATATAAAAATCCGAAGCAGAAGGTTGCTGAGATCGAAATCCTTTCAGAGGAGGATAAAAGAAAAAGTTTAGTAGAGTTCAATGATCCTAAGCTTGACTTTCCACCTCAAGCAACCATTCATGAATTGTTTGAGCAGCAAGCGATGATTCATCCCAATGCCATTGCAGTTATGTATGAAAAGGAGAGGCTTACTTATAGGGAGCTTAATGAACGTGCGAATCAATTAGCTCACTATCTGCAGAAAAAAGGAGTAGGACCCGATTCCTTGGTTGGACTTTGTGTTGAACGTTCTCCTGAAATGGTTGTAGGTATTTTGGGGATTCTGAAGGCTGGTGGAGCTTATGTTCCACTTGATCCAACATATCCAGAGCAGCGACTTCGGTATATTTTAAAGGACGCTGGCATTGAGTTCGTCGTAATGCAAGAAAGTTTAAAAGGATCGAAATGGTTACCAGAGAATATCAAATCGATTTGTCTTGATCGAGATCAATTTGAGATTGAGAAAGAAGGTACTGCTTTACCGATTTCTGATGTCAGTCCCCAACATCTCGCTTACGTGATTTATACTTCAGGGTCAACAGGGAATCCGAAGGGAGTTATGGTAGAGCATCACAATGTAATTCGTTTATTTAAATCAACGGAATGCTGGTATCAGTTTGATGAAAAAGATACTTGGACGCTATTCCATTCTTATGCGTTTGACTTCTCGGTATGGGAAGTTTGGGGGGCATTGCTCTATGGTGGAAGATTGGTCGTTGTTCCTTACTGGATCAGTCGATCGCCCAAGGATTTCTATCAACTGTTAGTAAAGGAAGAGGTTACGGTTCTTAATCAGACACCATCCGCATTTCGACAATTGATACAGGTGTGTGAACAAGAAGATGAGAATAAAAACTTGCATCTGCGCTATGTCATATTTGGTGGGGAAGCACTCGATCCTACCAGCTTGCTACCATGGTTTCAAAGATATGGAGAGCAGAAGCCGCAGCTAATCAATATGTATGGAATTACAGAAACTACCGTTCATGTTACTTATTATCCAATTACTCAAGATGATGTGCAGCATTCTTCAAAAAGTAATATCGGAAAGCGGATTCCAGATTTAGAAGTGTATGTGCTAGACGCTTGTCAACAGCCTGTGCCTTTTGGCGTAGCTGGCGAACTATATATTGGTGGAGCAGGACTCGCACGTGGGTATTTAAACAGACCCGAATTGACAGCAGAACGTTTCATTCCTCATCTATTCAGTAGTGACCCGGGAGCTCGATTATATCGGACAGGAGACTTAGCGAGATACTTGCCGGATGGAAGTCTGGATTACCTTGGGAGGATTGATCACCAGGTGAAGATCCGTGGTTTCCGAATTGAACTCGGGGAAATTGAATCTGCTTTAAACGCGCATGCATCCATAAACGAGGCTGTTGTGATCGTTCGAGAAGATCAGCCAGGTGATAAACGATTAGTGGCATATGTCGTGGGTGATGGAAATGTAGGTGCATATAGAGAGTATCTCAAGGCGGAACTACCAAGCTATATGGTTCCTTCAGAATTTGTGATGATGGAGGCCATTCCACTAACTGCGAACGGTAAAGTTGATCGTGAGGCCTTACCTGAACCAGAGGAGTGGGAAATCAAAAGTGAATGTGTTGCCCCCCGGAATGCTAACGAAGAAACACTGGCTACCATTTGGGAGCAAGTATTAGGGATTAAAAAGGTGGGAATCCATGATAACTTCTTTGAAGTTGGTGGAGACTCGATCCTCAGCATTCAGATCATATCACTAGCGAATCAATTGGGCTTAAAACTTACACCTAAGCAAATGTTTGAACACCAAACGATTGCCGAGTTGGTACAAGTAGTCAAAGAAGATGATCAGGGAGTACAAGCGGAGCAGGGTGCTGTGATGGGAGAGGTACCGCTCACTCCGATTCAGTACTGGTTCTTCGAGCAAGAACATCCGCATCCACAACATTGGAATCAGTCGATGCTTTTGAGAGTAAGAGCGAGATTGAATGTGGAGTTACTAGAGGAAGCCCTAATATACTTACTCAAACATCATGACGCCTTACGTTTCCGATATGGACAGTTGCTCAATGGAACCTGGAAGCAGAGAAATGAGGGGATCGATGAACAGTCTGTACTTCGTGTGATAAAGCGGAACGATGCTGATCAACAAGGATGGAATCAAGTGATTCAAGATGAGATGGATATCACTCAAGCCAGTTTCAATTTACTTAAAGGTCCGTTGATGAGAATAGTGTACTTCGATGGTGGTTCGAATGGGAACGATCGATTATTCTGGACGATTCATCATTTAGTAGTAGATGGGGTATCATGGCGAATTCTATTGGAAGATTTACAGGCCGTATACAACCAGTTGAAACAAGGTAAGAAGGTTCGGTTACCTGCGAAAAGTACATCCTTTAAAGAATGGTCGGAACGACTACAGGCATACAGTGAGTCAGATATTTCAAAAGAAGTACTAGATTATTGGCATGAACACGCAGCAAAACAAGTGATGACGATTCCGGTGGACCATCCTATACAGGAAACGACAGAAGCATCGACTGATCAAGTGACGATGACGTTGGGAGCAGATGAGACCCACGCGTTGTTACATGAAGTTCCTGCGACTTATAAGACTCGGATCAATGAGGTATTATTGACGGCATTAGTACAAGCTATAGCCGACAGTACAAAACAGCATAAGCTTTCTGTTCACATGGAAGGACATGGGAGGGAAGAGATGATCGAAGGTGTTGATCTATCGCGGACAGTGGGTTGGTTCACGAGTATTTACCCGGTTCACTTTGATCTTCAGGGAACAACGACACCTATTGAGGGATTAAAGGCTGTGAAAGATCAATTGCGTCGAATTCCGAATCATGGTGTTGATTATGGTATTTTACGTTACTTGAACAGAGAATTGCTTCCGTTCTATCAGCAGCAAAAACCATCGATAAGCTTTAATTATTTGGGACAATTGGATCAAGTGTTTTCCAAAGAATCCTTGTTCATGCAGGAGACAGGTTTTACACGCTTAGACCATGCTCCAGAATCGAAACCATCTCACCCGATTGATGTTGTCGCTATGGTAAAAGATGAAAAGCTACATTTTGTTTGGATGTACAGTAGAGAACAGTTTTCTAGATTGACAATTCAAGAGATGGCAAAGGGCATGTTAAATCAGCTTCGATTGCTGATAAATCCACCAGCTGCAGAGTCCGCTTTTACGGTTTCTGACTTTGCTGATGCAGAGGCTCTGACGGAAGAAAGCTTGAGTAAAGTATTACTTAAATTAACAAAGAAGAGGGTGTAA
- a CDS encoding non-ribosomal peptide synthetase encodes MSDIIDIYGLSPLQKGILFHTLYDQDDDHSFSYIVQVDFILGGRLDVAAFEKAWEYIIHRHEILRSVFVWEEVEKPLQAVYQRLPFTIRREDWSALPCGEREKKLQQFLNADRRQGFSLDEAPLMRITAIKEAEEETRIIWTHHHILLDGWSVSLVFSEVMEVYFKMIKGEAFDLPKSLPYKKYIQWINKQDRSKAEKFWTEELKGFHAPTPLMMERNDQGQEKGYGESVYRLSEELTETLKEWVRNSQLTLNTLVQGAWAYLMSRYSGESDIVFGVTSSGRPAELVGAEKMVGLFINTLPTRIRVTDDHSLVDWLRKIQMKELERRQYEYNSLVDIQGWSEVPRGSDLFRTLYVFENYPIQGERKSDLSVLEVQSAEQTNYPLTLIAMPDKQLTLKLMYDRHHFDEETIQRIQGHLSQTLIQMTKSSDPKLSEITHLTMEERTQLLEKWNDTQVDYSCESMIHALFEQQVEKRPEAIAVMYENEQLTYKELNERANQLAHYLQKQGVGPESLVGVYMERSPEMMIGLLGILKSGGAYVPLDPTYPEKRLRYILEDARIEVLVTQERLEKIGISEQIEIICMDQDRIAIEQEEPTACTSSVTGKNLAYVMYTSGSTGKPKGVMIEHHSVINYLEWMQHQYPLSEKDVVLQKTPISFDVSVWELFWGISVGACVSFLPPGGEKDPSIIAEVIEKHRVTIVQFVPSMLSVFIDHFNQIELKRKCSSVRHVFSGGEELSPGLVRRFQQYWDESGQVKLTNFYGPTEATIYVNAYDCQSNKEFVSIGNPIQNIQLYVFDQNQRLQSVGIEGELYIGGAGLARGYLNRPDLTAERFVPHPFQLGERLYRTGDLVRYLTDGNLKFIGRMDHQVKVRGFRIELGEIEATLERHTSIKEAVVIVREDRPGDQRLVAYVISDGNIQKWREYLQNQLPNHMVPAHLVELDYFPLTPNGKIDRKALPEPEGQPMGAFNVLPRTPSEELIAAVWSQVLGIENIGSQDSFFERGGHSLLATQIVSRLQEAFQIKIPLRELFKYDTVEALAKRLDQLCKGDKKREIPPLIPMAREESIPLSYAQERLWFIDQLTPNSAMYNIHAACRLTGKWSLEALETGWNQLIERHESLRTVIQEREGQPIQQIQSHVFSPLPQMDLTILSLEDREREMKRFIQNEAEEPFHLGQGPLIRTRILKMDKEEWIFLCTMHHIISDGWSMGILLEEWMAFYEGALGKPVELKKLPVQYADFALWQKEWQKEEDLDEHLQYWKEELHGELPVLQLPMDRPRPSVQTHRGASQTLMLPYFLREKLKELSQQEGTTFFMTLMAAYQSFLARYTGQDDILVGSPIANRNVKEIEGLIGFFVNTLVYRADFSGNPTFQELLSQIRIKALKAYEYQDIPFERVVEAVKPERNTSHSPIFQTMFTLQNTKQGLPQLFERNMEMMESHTSIAKFDLSLFASETEEGLLLTFEYNTDLFNAATIERMAGHFEHWLSEIVSHPKDSLTKLNMLPKAEYKRLLEEWNDTDVVDLREETIHTLFEEQVEKTPEAIAVVCEDEELTYRELDERSNQLAHYLHKRGVGCESLVGISVTRSSEMIVGLLGIMKSGGAYVPIDPSYPESRLRYILADAHIEVLVTQEKLPQKMTLPESVDMICIDRDRAAIEQEVTTACTSGVTSDNLAYIIYTSGSTGNPKGVMIEHRSALTMIHWAHQTYSRQELAGVLASTSLSFDLSVFEVFVPLTMGGKVIVAESALHLDKLSTKDVTLVNTVPSAAKELVRANTIPSTVKVMNLAGEPLPQSLVEHLYESSPIEKVYNLYGPSEDTTYSTYMKLEKAVKYKVPPIGRPISNTEVYVLSANQQMVPIGVAGELYIGGSGLARGYLNRPDLTNERFIPHPFKEGERVYRTGDLVRYLPDGTLDYLGRIDHQVKIRGFRIELGEIEATLQSHSSVNEVVVMVREDHPGDQRLVAYVVGEENAHDWRDYLKTKLPNYMVPAHFVGLTAFPLTPNGKIDRKALPAPERKGAEGGYVAPRTPTEVAIVSIWHQVLGTENIGIHDSFFELGGHSLLATQAVTSLKEAFGIELPLHDLFTYTTVQELAERVNQLQCSGNEQAQNDSKGNVSFQDYIQKETAVSNDEELLELLKQLEELSEEEAQGIFESNLVKEGVKK; translated from the coding sequence ATGAGCGACATTATCGATATATACGGATTATCACCCTTGCAAAAAGGGATACTGTTTCATACTTTATATGATCAAGACGATGATCATTCTTTTTCCTACATTGTACAGGTAGATTTCATACTTGGCGGTCGATTGGATGTTGCTGCTTTCGAAAAGGCTTGGGAATACATCATTCACCGACATGAGATCCTACGTTCTGTTTTTGTGTGGGAGGAAGTAGAAAAGCCATTGCAAGCTGTTTATCAACGTCTTCCTTTTACCATTCGTCGAGAAGATTGGAGCGCTCTTCCATGTGGAGAGAGGGAAAAGAAATTACAACAGTTTTTGAATGCTGATCGGAGGCAAGGGTTTTCGTTAGACGAAGCACCGTTGATGAGAATCACTGCGATCAAAGAAGCAGAAGAAGAAACGAGAATCATTTGGACACATCATCATATTTTGTTGGATGGATGGAGTGTGTCCCTGGTCTTCAGTGAAGTGATGGAAGTTTATTTCAAGATGATAAAGGGAGAAGCATTCGACCTTCCCAAGTCTCTTCCCTATAAAAAATATATCCAATGGATTAATAAACAAGATCGAAGTAAAGCTGAGAAATTTTGGACAGAAGAATTAAAAGGATTTCATGCACCTACGCCATTAATGATGGAAAGAAATGACCAGGGGCAGGAGAAGGGTTATGGAGAGAGCGTTTATCGGCTATCTGAGGAACTGACTGAGACTTTAAAAGAGTGGGTGCGAAATAGTCAGCTAACATTAAATACGTTAGTACAAGGAGCCTGGGCTTACTTGATGAGCCGCTATAGCGGCGAAAGCGACATCGTATTTGGTGTGACTAGCTCTGGACGTCCTGCTGAATTGGTAGGAGCAGAGAAAATGGTTGGTCTATTTATAAACACATTGCCTACCCGAATTCGGGTAACGGATGATCATTCATTAGTGGACTGGCTCCGTAAGATACAGATGAAAGAACTGGAACGGAGACAATACGAGTATAATTCGTTGGTCGATATTCAAGGTTGGAGTGAAGTTCCAAGGGGTAGTGATTTATTTCGTACCTTGTATGTGTTCGAAAATTACCCGATACAAGGAGAGCGCAAGTCTGATTTAAGTGTACTTGAGGTCCAAAGTGCTGAACAAACAAATTATCCTTTGACGCTCATTGCAATGCCAGATAAGCAACTCACTTTGAAGTTGATGTATGACCGGCATCATTTTGATGAAGAGACCATTCAGCGGATTCAGGGCCATCTATCGCAAACATTGATCCAGATGACGAAAAGCTCAGACCCAAAGCTATCCGAAATTACCCATTTAACAATGGAAGAGCGGACACAACTGCTAGAGAAATGGAATGATACCCAAGTAGATTATTCATGTGAAAGCATGATTCATGCGTTATTTGAGCAGCAAGTGGAGAAAAGGCCAGAAGCGATCGCGGTTATGTATGAAAATGAGCAACTTACCTATAAAGAGCTGAATGAGCGTGCTAATCAGCTGGCTCACTATTTACAGAAGCAAGGTGTGGGTCCAGAGTCTTTAGTTGGCGTTTATATGGAACGATCCCCGGAAATGATGATAGGGTTGCTAGGAATTCTAAAGTCAGGAGGAGCTTATGTTCCGCTTGATCCTACGTATCCCGAGAAGCGGCTACGCTATATATTAGAAGATGCAAGAATCGAAGTGCTAGTGACGCAAGAAAGGTTAGAAAAAATAGGTATATCCGAACAAATCGAAATAATTTGTATGGATCAAGATCGCATTGCGATTGAACAAGAAGAACCGACAGCATGTACAAGCAGTGTAACAGGAAAAAATTTAGCATACGTCATGTATACTTCCGGATCTACAGGAAAACCAAAGGGAGTGATGATCGAGCATCATTCGGTGATCAATTACCTTGAATGGATGCAACATCAATATCCACTATCTGAAAAAGATGTGGTTTTGCAGAAAACACCGATCTCATTCGACGTATCTGTGTGGGAGTTATTTTGGGGAATTAGTGTAGGAGCATGTGTATCCTTCCTTCCCCCGGGCGGTGAGAAAGATCCTTCTATAATAGCTGAAGTGATAGAGAAGCATCGGGTTACGATTGTCCAATTTGTTCCCTCGATGCTTTCTGTTTTCATAGATCACTTCAATCAGATTGAGCTGAAACGGAAATGTTCATCCGTGCGTCATGTGTTTTCTGGTGGGGAAGAGCTTAGTCCGGGGTTGGTTAGACGATTTCAACAGTACTGGGATGAAAGCGGACAAGTTAAATTGACCAACTTTTATGGACCAACAGAAGCAACCATTTATGTGAATGCATATGACTGTCAATCCAATAAAGAATTTGTTTCCATTGGCAATCCGATTCAAAATATCCAGCTTTATGTATTCGATCAGAACCAGCGCTTGCAATCGGTAGGGATTGAGGGTGAGTTGTATATTGGTGGTGCAGGCTTAGCACGTGGTTACTTAAACCGACCTGATCTAACTGCTGAACGATTCGTTCCGCATCCGTTTCAATTAGGAGAACGGCTATATCGAACCGGGGATCTAGTAAGATATCTAACTGATGGAAATTTAAAATTCATAGGAAGAATGGACCATCAAGTGAAAGTGCGCGGCTTTCGGATTGAGCTTGGAGAAATTGAAGCGACTTTAGAAAGGCATACGTCTATCAAAGAGGCTGTCGTGATCGTTCGAGAAGATCGCCCAGGCGATCAGCGCTTGGTAGCGTATGTGATAAGCGATGGAAATATCCAAAAGTGGCGAGAGTATCTCCAAAACCAATTACCGAATCACATGGTTCCAGCACACCTTGTAGAGTTGGATTATTTCCCGCTTACCCCGAATGGGAAAATTGACCGAAAAGCCTTACCAGAACCGGAGGGACAGCCTATGGGAGCCTTTAACGTCCTGCCGCGAACGCCATCGGAAGAGCTCATCGCAGCGGTTTGGAGTCAAGTGTTAGGAATAGAAAATATCGGCAGTCAGGACTCTTTCTTTGAACGGGGTGGGCACTCACTGCTTGCTACCCAAATCGTCTCTCGTCTACAAGAAGCATTCCAGATCAAAATCCCGCTACGCGAACTTTTCAAGTACGATACGGTGGAGGCATTGGCGAAGCGACTGGATCAGTTGTGTAAAGGAGACAAAAAACGAGAGATTCCGCCACTTATACCTATGGCACGGGAAGAATCCATTCCGCTTTCCTACGCACAGGAACGCCTATGGTTCATTGATCAGTTAACGCCAAATAGTGCGATGTACAATATTCATGCAGCATGCCGACTGACAGGGAAATGGTCACTTGAAGCATTGGAGACGGGATGGAATCAGTTGATTGAACGTCATGAATCATTGCGGACGGTAATTCAAGAGCGAGAGGGTCAACCGATCCAACAGATTCAGTCGCATGTCTTCAGTCCCCTCCCCCAAATGGATCTAACAATTCTCTCTCTGGAAGACAGAGAAAGAGAGATGAAGCGGTTCATTCAAAACGAAGCGGAAGAACCATTTCATTTGGGACAAGGTCCCTTGATTCGAACGCGAATTTTGAAAATGGATAAAGAGGAATGGATATTTCTTTGTACGATGCATCATATTATTTCGGATGGATGGTCAATGGGAATCTTGCTCGAAGAATGGATGGCTTTTTATGAAGGAGCGCTAGGAAAGCCAGTGGAGCTGAAGAAGTTACCTGTTCAATATGCGGACTTTGCCCTGTGGCAAAAAGAATGGCAAAAAGAAGAGGATCTTGATGAACACCTTCAATATTGGAAGGAAGAATTGCATGGTGAGTTACCGGTCTTGCAATTACCGATGGATCGTCCTCGACCTTCTGTTCAAACTCACCGTGGTGCAAGTCAGACTCTGATGTTGCCGTATTTCCTACGGGAAAAGCTCAAGGAGTTAAGTCAGCAAGAAGGAACCACCTTTTTTATGACCTTAATGGCGGCGTATCAAAGCTTTCTTGCTCGTTATACGGGACAAGACGACATCTTGGTTGGAAGTCCGATTGCGAACCGGAATGTTAAAGAGATTGAAGGATTAATTGGTTTCTTTGTAAATACGTTGGTTTATCGAGCTGATTTCAGTGGAAATCCGACGTTCCAAGAACTTCTGTCGCAGATACGAATAAAAGCACTAAAAGCATACGAGTACCAGGACATTCCGTTTGAGAGAGTGGTAGAAGCGGTAAAACCTGAACGGAATACCAGTCATTCGCCGATTTTCCAGACCATGTTTACCTTACAGAATACGAAACAAGGGTTACCTCAGCTATTTGAAAGAAACATGGAGATGATGGAAAGTCATACTTCGATTGCCAAATTTGATTTGAGTTTGTTTGCATCGGAGACGGAAGAAGGGCTATTGCTAACTTTTGAATATAATACCGATTTGTTTAATGCTGCAACCATTGAACGAATGGCAGGACATTTTGAACATTGGTTATCTGAAATTGTATCTCATCCAAAAGATTCTTTAACAAAACTGAATATGCTGCCGAAAGCAGAATATAAGCGGTTACTAGAGGAATGGAATGACACAGATGTTGTCGACCTACGTGAAGAAACGATTCATACATTGTTTGAGGAACAAGTGGAGAAAACGCCAGAAGCAATCGCGGTAGTGTGCGAAGATGAGGAGCTGACATATCGGGAACTGGACGAACGTTCCAATCAGTTGGCCCATTATCTCCATAAGCGTGGGGTGGGATGTGAATCATTGGTTGGGATCAGCGTTACACGTTCATCCGAGATGATTGTCGGTCTTTTAGGAATCATGAAATCAGGAGGAGCGTATGTACCGATTGATCCTTCATATCCGGAGAGTCGATTACGGTATATTTTAGCGGATGCTCATATCGAAGTACTGGTGACACAGGAAAAGTTGCCGCAAAAAATGACGTTACCGGAATCCGTTGACATGATTTGTATCGATCGTGATCGAGCGGCGATCGAACAGGAAGTGACGACGGCATGTACGAGTGGAGTGACAAGCGATAACCTAGCTTATATCATCTATACCTCAGGATCAACTGGCAATCCTAAGGGAGTGATGATTGAGCATCGGAGTGCGTTGACGATGATCCATTGGGCACATCAAACCTATTCCCGACAGGAATTGGCGGGAGTGCTGGCTTCAACTTCACTATCCTTTGATCTATCGGTTTTTGAAGTGTTTGTTCCTTTGACGATGGGTGGCAAGGTGATTGTCGCTGAAAGTGCTCTTCATCTGGACAAGTTGTCTACGAAGGATGTGACTTTGGTCAACACTGTACCATCAGCCGCGAAGGAACTGGTTCGAGCAAATACAATCCCTTCTACTGTAAAGGTGATGAATTTGGCTGGAGAACCGTTGCCGCAGTCATTAGTCGAGCACTTGTATGAGAGTAGTCCAATTGAAAAGGTGTACAACTTGTACGGTCCATCCGAAGATACTACTTATTCCACGTATATGAAGCTTGAAAAGGCTGTCAAGTACAAGGTACCACCGATTGGCAGACCCATTTCTAACACAGAAGTATATGTCCTCAGTGCAAACCAGCAAATGGTACCGATTGGTGTAGCCGGTGAGCTTTACATTGGGGGATCAGGCTTGGCGCGTGGCTACTTAAACCGCCCTGACTTAACAAACGAGCGTTTTATCCCGCATCCATTTAAAGAAGGGGAGCGAGTATATCGGACGGGGGACCTTGTGAGGTACCTGCCGGACGGGACTTTGGATTATCTCGGTCGGATCGATCATCAAGTGAAGATCCGTGGATTCCGGATTGAGCTAGGTGAGATTGAAGCGACGTTACAAAGTCATTCATCGGTTAACGAAGTTGTTGTGATGGTACGAGAAGATCATCCGGGTGATCAGCGTTTGGTTGCCTATGTAGTGGGAGAAGAAAATGCTCATGATTGGCGTGATTATCTCAAGACAAAGTTACCAAATTACATGGTTCCGGCACACTTTGTCGGATTGACAGCTTTCCCGCTCACCCCAAATGGGAAAATCGATCGGAAAGCCTTACCTGCGCCAGAGCGCAAGGGAGCAGAGGGTGGTTATGTTGCCCCTCGTACACCTACGGAAGTAGCAATTGTTTCGATATGGCATCAAGTTTTAGGCACGGAAAATATCGGGATTCATGATTCCTTTTTTGAACTTGGTGGCCATTCATTACTCGCTACACAAGCTGTTACTAGCCTGAAAGAAGCCTTTGGGATTGAGTTACCACTGCATGATTTATTTACGTATACTACGGTGCAGGAATTGGCAGAACGGGTTAATCAGCTGCAATGCAGTGGAAATGAACAAGCACAGAATGATAGTAAGGGGAATGTAAGTTTTCAAGACTATATTCAAAAAGAAACAGCAGTGAGTAATGATGAAGAGTTACTTGAACTTCTTAAGCAATTGGAAGAGTTATCAGAGGAAGAAGCGCAAGGTATATTCGAGAGCAACTTGGTTAAGGAAGGGGTAAAAAAATGA